In one Echinicola marina genomic region, the following are encoded:
- a CDS encoding MBG domain-containing protein, with translation MKKLYSYHHLKWVSTLLIFLFSFQVAFGQTVVENYDDDAGYSITSKDFTNDGIRYQINGPDPTYTHKTSNSTYSLSEGGLSDYALQFDTGGEGTISSITISLSSGGNFSLNSLSFDIQVTGNVNFSTSAGGNVILPPNDGPFALYRNYNFSSQSGFSNITSFTISGVDIVVDLDDLSYTIPSANTPPTASSFTAANGPYENLTYTFSTASFGYSDSDGDPISHVLIESLPDEGTLYVDADNDDVYDVGEEVSINDQISKADLDAGNLQYIQNGSTNTSFQFEVNDGTDNSTGNYIATLNITPVPTVTLYLTKAEDFEGNSSDKMIQVNLSHSFVAPVTVNLGFGGTATGSGVDYSVLVNPVIINPGTTFGMSAIRLVHDALYEGDETITIDIASVTNGVENGAQQQTFTILEDDLAPTVSLEVVDFWNPITDESGSYAFVRGKIDAVAGTSITIPLSFSGTAVEGTDYETTDLAITLSPGQTMDSIRVESLLDGIEEGDETIIIDMGAPTNGIKGSPDQVTLTIKDEDLAAPKDYTVEINQDRILPSNSSDVSFTFTNAEIDATYNYLFTSAAGGSTVSGSGTITTANQTISNIDLSGLSDGTITLSVDLTDSFNNTGATVQDIAEKLASIPPFMTGVPTDITVTEGVPSSIDLSGSTLGDPDAAPDDVLGITYIALGGTPSFNPGVGITVSQPVPGVWTTSGTISDLNTYLSDPSSIMFTSNPGVIGDNAGTIDLIGNDGLVGASFGTVNIDVVTPTLISINDVTVAEGDAGTSTLRFTVSLDAPAPAGGATVDYATSDGTATAGSDYTAISGTLNFAAGETSKTIDVSVNRDTEVEGSETFTITLSNPTGTGVVLDEAMGTGLIFNDDFKKATRIYWANREKIQSAKLDGSDIQTIATGQYNGIRIDHENQKLYFNELSGDILKADLDGSNVETIVSGAEAFGIALDLANSKIYWTEYDNNRIRRANLDGSNVEDVVASANGHTGVWVDNYTNKIYWSGYFLDKFFRSNLDGTNKEVVVSKIGNPWSVQVDALNGKLYFTDYYELGRADMDGSNIETLSNSGTSLGMDLDLKAGKVYYGAAGIRMANLDGTSEAEIIPYASSGDVWGIALSTEDIDVSVSVDDASIAEGNSGTGTLTFTVSLDNPAPAGGATVDYATSNGSAIAGSDFTAASGTISFAEGETSKTIDVSIAGDEILESDETLTLMLSNPTGTNVMITDGTGMGTITNDDQAAVTIAEVSGNEDDGAITLTATLDNAVQGGFTIDVSTADGTATVADNDYTAVTGQTLTFAGTAGEIQTFTVTPTLDLVQEVDETLTVSQSNLASTSLAVDISDGAIVTILNDDFPPSGYTVAWDDNLINSTEALNTFFTVSNAEVGATIFYSISSSGDGNTATVAGSKAVVDLNQVVNVDVSSLVDGHLTVEVYLQDAGGNKGPTIGNNSTVLDQTAPPAPGTPDLTRGSDSGVSASDNITNDLTPTFSGTALANSTVTVISDKDGVLGTTTANGSGNWTFTAGSDVSKGVHVMTATQADLAGNNSPASSGLSVTFDANPPSVILKPGTTNLTLNQDGISPTLSISELLYFAIFDDFTPQGNIQSSLSKSVFNCSDVGTNSVTVTVTDLAGNSWIGNASVNIIDSTNPAILAKSTITLNVDAFVTVDLTVGMIDEGSTDACGIQSQVLSKTSFSKTDEGSNTVKYTVTDVNGNSSEVDIEVIIVVVPKVLTVTVDAGQTKIYGDLDPVLTYQASGFEPGDDVGILTGALSRDPGSDVGTYAITLGTLDAGPNYTINFTGSDFEITSAPLNVTAIRNSKVYGDADPTFVFVASGLKNGDPSSTITGALGRAVGEDVGIYAINQGTLDAGPNYSINFATANFEITPATLDITADAGQNKVYGQVDPELTYQYSGLKNGDTKEGVITGALARATGEDIGTYPINQGTLDAGSNYTINFIDEDFVITQGTINGITFDDASFVYDGIEKSLAITGPLPVGTHVNYSNNGRTDVGTQQVTATISGSNFTTLVLTADLTVTPGTITGISFDDASFVYDGTEKSLAITGPLPVGTHVNYSNNGRTDVGTQQVTATISGSNFTTLVLTADLTVTPGTITGISFDDASFVYDGTEKSLAITGPLPVGTHVNYSNNGRTDVGTQQVTATISGSNFTTLVLTADLTVTPGIITGITFDDASFVYDGTEKSLAIAGPLPVGTHVNYSNNGRTDVGTQQVTATISGSNFTTLVLTADLTVTPGTITGISFDDASFVYDGTEKSLAITGPLPVGTHVNYTNNGRTDVGTQQVTATISGSNFTTLVLTADLTVSPATLDITADAGQSKIYDDPDPVFSFVADGFEGGDTETILTGSLTRAAGEDVGIHPINLGTLDAGPNYTINFISADFEIIPATLGITAYAGQSKIYGDSDPTLGYQVAGLKNGDTEGVITGALARTVGEDVGIYAINLGTLDAGANYTIVYSIAEFEITKAALTVTAEDQSKVYGEADPSLTVSYSGFVNGDDESALGGTLDVSRAAGEDVGTYAITASGYTSSNYTISYVDGSLEITQAALTVTADDQSKVYGETDGALTVSYSGFVNSDDETALGGTLNISRAAGEDVGTYAITASGYTSSNYTISYVDGSFEITQAALTVTADDQSKVYGAADPALTVSYSGFVNGDDATALGGTLDVSRTTGEDVGNYAITASGYTSGNYTISYVDGNLEITKAALTVSADDQSKVYGEADGALTVSYSGFVNSDDATVLGGTLDVSRAAGEDVGTYAIMASGYTSSNYTISYVDGSFEITQAALTVTADDQSKVYGESDPALTVSYSGFVNGDDETALGGTLDVSRAAGEDVGTYAITASGYTSGNYTISYVDGNFEINQAALTVTADDKSKVYGETDAALTVSYAGFVNGDDETALGGTLDVSRAAGEDVGTYAITASGYTSGNYTISYVDGNFEINQAALTVTADDKSKVYGETDAALTVSYAGFVNGDDETALGGTLDVSRAAGEDVGNYAITASGYTSGNYTISYVDGNFEITQAALTVTADDQSKVYGETDGALTVSYSGFVNGDDATALGGTLDVSRTTGEDVGNYAITASGYTSGNYTISYVDGNLEITKTTLTVSADDQSKVYGEADGTLTVSYSGFVNSDDETVLGGTLDVSRAAGEDVGTYAITASGYTSSNYTISYVDGSFEITQAALTVTADDKSKVYGETDAALTVSYAGFVNGDDETALGGTLDVSRAAGEDVGNYAITASGYTSGNYTISYVDGNFEITQAALTVTPDDQSKVYGTADPVLSYTASGFVNGDDGSILSGSLSRVSGEDIGVYAIELGSLSAGGNYDIVYQPATLTIQGRKIEEVYEPTAVTVDWGIDLVEIPLPETVLVRTEQDEFINLEVNWNVSTVDTRNRGAYRITGTLQLPGTILGEGLPVPFMFVNVNAKPAPVDLVLDNNSFEAQNGPVAIGSITVVDPVDNQHVLELVSGAADNGYFSLSGNSLYWDSQEALAGRTAFSVEVMVVDADGNTLSKVFEVNRLRKSLNDIVIYNTFSPNEDGTNDTWGVEELRYQTGVRIMIFEKSGNRLFYTENPEKRWDGTYKGKEMAVGSYFWVIESKEDDKVRRGTLNLLK, from the coding sequence ATGAAAAAACTTTACTCTTATCACCATTTAAAATGGGTTTCCACTTTATTAATTTTCCTGTTTTCATTTCAGGTGGCTTTTGGACAAACTGTTGTAGAAAACTATGATGATGATGCAGGCTATTCTATTACCAGTAAAGATTTTACCAATGATGGGATCAGGTATCAAATTAATGGTCCTGACCCAACCTATACCCATAAAACATCAAACAGTACTTATTCTCTATCTGAGGGGGGACTTTCAGACTATGCTCTTCAATTTGATACGGGTGGAGAGGGTACGATCAGTTCCATTACCATCAGTCTTAGTTCTGGAGGCAATTTTAGCCTAAACTCTTTATCATTTGATATTCAGGTCACTGGCAACGTTAACTTTTCAACCAGCGCGGGAGGGAATGTAATCTTACCGCCGAATGATGGCCCATTTGCTCTTTATCGAAATTACAATTTTTCCTCCCAATCAGGTTTTAGCAATATCACCAGCTTCACAATTTCTGGAGTAGATATTGTTGTCGATTTGGATGATTTATCCTATACCATACCTTCAGCGAACACACCACCAACTGCTTCCAGCTTTACAGCTGCCAATGGTCCCTATGAGAATTTGACCTATACTTTTTCAACAGCAAGCTTTGGCTATTCAGACAGTGATGGGGATCCTATCAGCCATGTCTTAATAGAATCCCTGCCAGATGAGGGAACCTTATATGTTGATGCAGATAACGATGATGTTTATGACGTCGGAGAGGAAGTCAGCATCAATGACCAAATCAGCAAGGCAGACCTAGATGCAGGAAATCTTCAATACATTCAAAATGGATCAACCAATACTTCATTTCAATTTGAGGTGAATGACGGAACGGATAATAGTACTGGAAATTACATAGCGACATTAAATATTACCCCTGTTCCCACGGTTACACTTTATTTGACTAAGGCAGAAGACTTTGAAGGAAACTCCTCAGATAAGATGATCCAGGTTAATCTTTCACATTCTTTTGTGGCACCAGTCACGGTGAATCTAGGTTTCGGAGGTACGGCAACTGGGTCAGGAGTTGATTATTCGGTTCTTGTAAACCCAGTTATAATCAATCCTGGAACTACATTTGGGATGAGTGCTATTAGATTGGTTCATGATGCCCTGTATGAAGGAGATGAGACTATAACCATTGATATTGCTTCTGTGACGAATGGGGTTGAAAATGGTGCTCAACAACAAACTTTTACAATTTTGGAAGATGATCTCGCACCAACAGTTTCGCTCGAAGTAGTGGATTTTTGGAATCCTATTACTGATGAAAGTGGCAGTTATGCTTTTGTTAGAGGGAAAATTGATGCAGTAGCAGGAACGTCGATAACTATCCCTTTAAGCTTTTCAGGAACGGCGGTTGAAGGAACCGATTATGAAACTACTGATCTCGCGATTACCCTATCTCCAGGACAAACCATGGACAGTATTCGGGTGGAATCCCTTTTGGATGGAATAGAAGAAGGAGATGAGACCATTATTATTGATATGGGTGCTCCGACCAACGGAATTAAAGGCAGCCCTGATCAGGTGACTTTGACCATCAAGGATGAGGATTTGGCTGCTCCTAAGGATTATACCGTAGAAATTAATCAGGACCGGATTCTTCCGTCCAATTCATCCGATGTCAGTTTTACCTTTACCAATGCCGAAATAGACGCGACCTATAATTATCTATTTACCAGTGCTGCAGGGGGAAGTACCGTTTCGGGTTCTGGAACAATTACTACAGCTAATCAAACCATTTCCAATATTGATCTAAGTGGATTGTCAGATGGTACCATTACACTTTCGGTGGACCTGACGGATTCATTCAATAATACCGGTGCCACAGTCCAAGATATTGCAGAAAAATTGGCCAGTATCCCTCCCTTCATGACGGGGGTTCCAACGGATATTACTGTGACCGAAGGAGTACCAAGCAGTATTGATCTGTCAGGATCCACTTTAGGTGATCCAGATGCAGCACCTGATGATGTGTTGGGAATCACATATATTGCTTTGGGAGGAACACCTTCTTTTAATCCTGGAGTTGGTATTACAGTCAGCCAGCCAGTTCCTGGAGTTTGGACTACTTCGGGTACTATTTCAGACTTAAACACCTACCTGAGTGATCCATCCTCTATTATGTTTACCAGCAATCCAGGAGTAATAGGGGATAATGCCGGAACCATTGACTTAATCGGGAACGATGGACTAGTAGGTGCGTCATTTGGTACTGTTAATATCGATGTGGTCACACCTACTTTAATTTCCATCAATGATGTTACGGTAGCTGAAGGCGACGCAGGTACTTCCACCCTACGGTTTACCGTATCATTAGATGCTCCAGCTCCGGCAGGCGGAGCTACGGTTGATTATGCCACATCGGATGGAACAGCCACAGCTGGATCAGATTATACAGCTATTAGTGGAACGCTGAATTTTGCAGCGGGAGAAACCAGTAAGACGATAGATGTGTCTGTAAATAGAGACACTGAAGTAGAAGGAAGCGAAACATTTACCATAACCCTTTCTAACCCTACAGGAACAGGGGTTGTCCTTGATGAGGCCATGGGCACTGGGTTGATTTTTAATGATGATTTCAAAAAGGCAACCAGAATTTATTGGGCTAATCGTGAAAAGATACAATCTGCTAAGCTAGATGGTTCGGATATACAAACAATTGCAACAGGTCAATACAATGGAATTCGTATTGATCACGAAAATCAGAAGCTATATTTCAATGAGCTCAGCGGTGATATTTTGAAAGCGGATCTGGATGGATCCAATGTAGAAACCATCGTTTCCGGAGCTGAAGCTTTCGGAATTGCATTGGATCTTGCCAATAGTAAAATTTACTGGACGGAATATGATAATAATAGGATAAGAAGAGCCAACCTGGACGGTTCCAATGTGGAAGATGTAGTTGCATCAGCTAATGGTCATACTGGGGTTTGGGTTGACAATTACACCAACAAAATATATTGGAGTGGTTATTTTTTAGATAAATTTTTCAGATCAAATTTAGATGGTACGAATAAAGAAGTTGTGGTCTCGAAAATAGGCAATCCATGGTCAGTTCAGGTAGATGCTTTAAATGGTAAACTATATTTTACGGATTATTATGAGTTAGGAAGAGCCGATATGGATGGATCCAACATTGAAACTCTATCTAATTCTGGAACTTCGCTTGGAATGGATCTTGATTTGAAAGCAGGTAAAGTATATTATGGAGCAGCAGGAATCCGAATGGCAAATTTGGACGGAACTAGTGAAGCGGAAATAATACCTTATGCTTCCTCGGGTGACGTTTGGGGAATTGCACTAAGTACCGAAGATATTGATGTTTCTGTCTCTGTAGACGACGCAAGCATAGCAGAAGGAAACTCAGGAACAGGCACCTTAACCTTTACTGTAAGTCTGGATAATCCCGCTCCGGCAGGAGGAGCGACTGTTGACTATGCGACATCCAATGGATCTGCGATAGCAGGATCTGATTTTACCGCAGCAAGTGGAACAATAAGTTTTGCAGAAGGAGAGACCAGTAAAACCATAGATGTAAGCATAGCAGGTGACGAAATTCTAGAATCTGATGAGACGTTAACACTGATGCTTTCGAATCCTACTGGTACCAATGTCATGATCACTGATGGTACCGGCATGGGCACAATTACAAATGATGATCAAGCTGCTGTTACTATAGCAGAAGTGAGCGGAAATGAAGATGATGGAGCAATAACCTTAACGGCCACATTAGACAATGCTGTCCAAGGTGGATTTACAATAGATGTAAGCACTGCTGATGGTACGGCCACTGTTGCCGACAATGACTACACTGCCGTGACCGGTCAAACCTTAACCTTTGCAGGTACCGCAGGTGAAATCCAGACCTTTACTGTGACGCCAACCCTTGATTTAGTGCAGGAAGTGGATGAAACTTTAACTGTTTCTCAATCCAATTTGGCAAGTACAAGTCTAGCAGTGGATATTTCAGATGGAGCAATAGTTACGATCCTTAATGATGATTTCCCTCCTTCGGGATATACAGTGGCTTGGGATGATAATTTGATCAATTCTACTGAGGCCTTAAATACATTCTTTACAGTCTCTAATGCAGAGGTAGGCGCCACTATATTCTATTCCATTTCCAGTAGTGGAGATGGCAATACTGCCACTGTTGCCGGTAGTAAAGCAGTAGTTGATCTTAACCAAGTTGTCAATGTTGATGTGAGTTCTTTGGTTGATGGACACTTGACTGTAGAAGTTTATCTTCAGGATGCAGGTGGAAATAAAGGTCCTACAATAGGTAATAATTCTACGGTGTTGGACCAAACAGCTCCTCCAGCTCCAGGTACTCCGGATTTGACTCGGGGTTCTGATTCCGGAGTATCGGCTTCGGATAACATTACCAATGATTTAACGCCGACCTTTTCAGGGACAGCATTGGCAAATAGTACAGTCACTGTGATCAGTGACAAGGATGGGGTACTGGGTACCACAACTGCGAATGGATCCGGTAATTGGACCTTTACTGCAGGGAGCGATGTATCGAAAGGTGTTCATGTCATGACTGCTACCCAAGCTGACTTGGCAGGCAATAACAGTCCTGCCTCTAGTGGCTTGTCAGTCACTTTTGATGCCAATCCTCCTTCGGTCATATTAAAACCCGGTACCACTAACCTTACTTTGAACCAAGATGGAATTTCACCTACACTTTCCATATCTGAATTGTTGTACTTTGCAATTTTTGACGATTTCACGCCACAAGGAAATATTCAGTCAAGCTTAAGTAAATCAGTTTTCAATTGCTCTGATGTCGGAACTAATTCTGTAACTGTTACTGTAACCGACCTGGCTGGAAATTCTTGGATTGGGAACGCAAGTGTCAATATTATTGATTCAACAAATCCAGCCATTCTTGCAAAATCAACAATCACCCTGAATGTGGATGCATTTGTAACAGTTGATTTGACCGTTGGAATGATAGATGAGGGATCCACAGATGCCTGCGGAATTCAGTCTCAAGTATTAAGTAAAACTTCTTTCAGCAAAACTGATGAAGGATCCAATACAGTGAAATACACTGTTACCGATGTAAATGGTAATTCATCTGAAGTTGATATCGAGGTTATTATTGTGGTGGTTCCAAAAGTTCTCACTGTGACCGTTGATGCTGGTCAGACCAAGATCTATGGAGATCTCGATCCGGTATTAACTTATCAGGCTTCAGGATTTGAACCAGGGGATGATGTAGGTATTTTGACTGGCGCTCTTTCAAGAGATCCGGGAAGCGACGTAGGGACTTATGCGATTACTTTGGGTACGCTGGATGCAGGACCAAATTATACCATCAATTTCACCGGTTCGGACTTTGAAATCACATCTGCCCCCTTGAATGTGACAGCGATTAGGAATTCTAAAGTATATGGGGATGCCGATCCAACCTTTGTCTTTGTTGCCTCAGGACTGAAAAATGGAGATCCAAGTTCTACAATCACAGGGGCTTTGGGAAGAGCAGTAGGCGAAGATGTTGGGATTTATGCTATCAATCAGGGGACACTAGATGCAGGTCCAAACTATTCGATCAACTTCGCTACTGCGAACTTTGAGATTACCCCAGCTACCTTGGATATCACAGCTGATGCAGGTCAGAATAAGGTGTATGGCCAAGTCGATCCAGAATTGACGTATCAGTATTCAGGCTTGAAAAATGGGGATACAAAAGAAGGAGTGATCACCGGAGCATTGGCAAGAGCAACTGGAGAAGATATTGGAACATACCCAATTAATCAGGGGACGCTGGATGCAGGATCTAATTATACGATCAATTTTATTGATGAAGATTTTGTAATTACTCAGGGAACGATCAACGGAATCACCTTTGATGACGCCAGTTTTGTTTACGATGGAATAGAGAAGTCTCTGGCCATCACCGGTCCGCTCCCAGTGGGAACCCATGTGAATTATAGCAACAACGGAAGGACGGATGTTGGCACCCAGCAGGTTACCGCCACGATCAGTGGATCGAACTTCACGACTCTGGTGCTGACTGCAGATTTGACGGTAACACCAGGAACTATCACGGGAATCAGCTTTGATGACGCCAGTTTTGTATACGATGGAACAGAGAAGTCTCTGGCCATCACCGGTCCGCTCCCAGTGGGAACCCATGTGAATTATAGCAACAACGGAAGGACGGATGTTGGCACCCAGCAGGTTACCGCCACGATCAGTGGATCGAACTTCACGACTCTGGTGCTGACTGCAGATTTGACGGTAACACCAGGAACTATCACGGGAATCAGCTTTGATGACGCCAGTTTTGTATACGATGGAACAGAGAAGTCTTTGGCCATCACCGGTCCGCTCCCAGTGGGAACCCATGTGAATTATAGCAACAACGGAAGGACGGATGTTGGCACCCAGCAGGTGACAGCTACGATCAGTGGATCGAACTTCACGACTCTGGTGCTGACTGCAGATTTGACGGTAACACCAGGAATTATCACAGGAATCACCTTTGATGACGCCAGTTTTGTATACGATGGAACAGAGAAGTCTCTGGCCATAGCTGGTCCGCTCCCAGTGGGAACCCATGTGAATTATAGCAACAACGGAAGGACGGATGTAGGTACCCAGCAGGTTACCGCCACGATCAGTGGATCGAACTTCACGACTCTGGTGCTGACTGCAGATTTGACGGTAACGCCAGGAACTATCACGGGAATCAGCTTTGATGACGCCAGTTTTGTATACGATGGAACAGAGAAGTCTTTGGCCATCACCGGTCCGCTCCCAGTGGGAACCCATGTGAATTATACCAACAACGGAAGGACGGATGTTGGCACCCAGCAGGTTACCGCCACGATCAGTGGATCGAACTTCACGACTCTGGTGTTGACTGCAGATTTGACGGTAAGCCCAGCGACTTTGGATATCACAGCAGATGCTGGCCAATCCAAAATCTATGATGATCCAGATCCGGTATTCAGCTTTGTAGCCGATGGCTTCGAAGGAGGAGATACTGAGACAATTCTCACAGGATCATTGACCAGAGCAGCTGGAGAGGATGTGGGCATCCATCCGATCAATCTGGGTACCCTGGATGCCGGTCCAAACTATACGATCAATTTCATTAGTGCTGACTTTGAGATCATACCTGCTACCTTGGGTATTACTGCTTATGCCGGCCAGAGTAAGATTTATGGAGATTCAGATCCAACACTTGGCTATCAGGTGGCAGGCCTGAAAAACGGAGATACCGAAGGAGTGATCACCGGAGCATTGGCCAGAACAGTAGGGGAAGATGTGGGAATCTACGCGATCAATCTAGGAACACTGGATGCCGGAGCAAATTATACGATAGTATATAGCATAGCTGAGTTTGAAATAACTAAAGCAGCCTTGACGGTAACTGCTGAAGATCAAAGTAAGGTTTATGGTGAGGCTGACCCTAGTTTAACTGTGAGCTATTCTGGCTTTGTGAACGGTGATGATGAATCTGCTTTGGGCGGAACGCTTGATGTGAGCCGTGCAGCCGGAGAGGATGTGGGCACTTATGCAATTACCGCTTCGGGTTATACTTCAAGCAATTATACCATCAGCTATGTAGATGGCAGCTTAGAAATCACCCAAGCAGCCTTGACCGTTACCGCTGATGACCAAAGCAAGGTTTATGGTGAGACTGATGGTGCTTTAACAGTAAGTTATTCGGGATTTGTGAATAGCGATGATGAAACGGCATTGGGCGGTACTTTAAATATAAGCCGTGCAGCCGGAGAGGATGTGGGCACTTATGCAATTACCGCTTCGGGTTATACTTCAAGCAATTATACCATCAGCTATGTAGATGGCAGCTTTGAGATCACGCAGGCAGCCCTGACAGTTACCGCTGATGACCAGAGCAAGGTTTACGGAGCAGCTGACCCAGCTTTAACAGTAAGTTATTCGGGATTTGTGAATGGTGATGACGCAACTGCCTTGGGCGGCACACTGGATGTAAGCCGAACTACCGGAGAGGATGTAGGTAACTATGCGATTACCGCCTCTGGTTATACTTCCGGTAACTATACGATCAGCTATGTGGATGGTAACTTGGAGATCACCAAGGCAGCTTTAACCGTAAGCGCTGATGACCAGAGCAAGGTTTACGGTGAGGCTGATGGTGCTTTAACAGTAAGTTATTCGGGATTTGTGAATAGCGATGATGCAACTGTCTTGGGCGGTACTTTGGATGTAAGCCGAGCAGCCGGAGAGGATGTAGGTACTTATGCGATTATGGCTTCCGGCTATACTTCAAGCAATTATACCATCAGCTATGTAGATGGCAGCTTTGAGATCACGCAGGCAGCCCTGACAGTTACTGCGGACGATCAAAGTAAGGTTTATGGAGAATCTGACCCAGCTTTGACCGTTTCCTATTCCGGCTTTGTGAACGGCGATGATGAGACTGCCTTGGGTGGCACATTGGATGTAAGCCGAGCTGCCGGAGAGGATGTGGGCACTTATGCAATTACCGCTTCTGGTTATACTTCCGGTAACTATACGATCAGCTATGTGGATGGAAACTTTGAAATAAACCAGGCAGCCTTAACAGTCACTGCTGATGATAAATCCAAGGTTTACGGAGAAACAGATGCTGCCTTGACCGTTTCCTATGCAGGTTTTGTGAACGGCGATGATGAGACTGCCTTGGGTGGCACATTGGATGTAAGCCGAGCTGCCGGAGAGGATGTGGGCACTTATGCAATTACCGCTTCTGGTTATACTTCCGGTAACTATACGATCAGCTATGTGGATGGCAACTTTGAAATAAACCAGGCAGCCTTAACAGTCACTGCTGATGATAAATCCAAGGTTTACGGAGAAACAGATGCTGCCTTGACCGTTTCCTATGCAGGTTTTGTGAACGGTGATGATGAGACTGCCTTGGGTGGCACATTGGATGTAAGCCGAGCTGCCGGAGAGGATGTGGGCAATTATGCGATCACTGCTTCAGGTTATACTTCCGGTAACTATACCATCAGCTATGTGGATGGAAACTTTGAGATTACCCAAGCAGCCTTGACAGTTACCGCTGATGACCAAAGCAAGGTTTACGGAGAAACTGATGGTGCTTTAACAGTAAGTTATTCGGGATTTGTGAATGGTGATGATGCAACTGCCTTGGGCGGCACACTGGATGTAAGCCGAACTACCGGAGAGGATGTAGGTAACTATGCGATTACCGCCTCTGGTTATACTTCCGGTAACTATACGATCAGCTATGTGGATGGTAACTTGGAGATCACCAAGACAACTTTAACCGTAAGCGCTGATGACCAGAGCAAGGTTTACGGTGAGGCTGATGGTACTTTAACAGTAAGTTATTCGGGATTTGTGAATAGCGATGATGAAACTGTCTTGGGCGGCACACTGGATGTGAGCCGAGCAGCCGGAGAGGATGTGGGCACTTATGCAATTACCGCTTCTGGTTATACTTCAAGCAATTATACCATCAGCTATGTAGATGGCAGCTTTGAGATCACGCAGGCAGCCCTGACAGTTACTGCGGACGATAAATCCAAGGTTTACGGAGAAACAGATGCTGCCTTGACCGTTTCCTATGCAGGTTTTGTGAACGGTGATGATGAGACTGCCTTGGGTGGCACATTGGATGTAAGCCGAGCTGCCGGAGAGGATGTGGGCAATTATGCGATCACTGCTTCAGGTTATACTTCCGGTAACTATACCATCAGCTATGTGGATGGAAACTTTGAGATTACCCAAGCAGCCTTGACAGTTACCCCCGATGACCAGAGCAAGGTGTATGGCACCGCAGATCCTGTATTGAGCTATACGGCTTCCGGTTTTGTCAATGGTGACGACGGCAGCATCCTTAGTGGCAGCCTGAGCAGGGTTTCCGGAGAAGACATCGGAGTTTATGCCATTGAGCTGGGCAGCCTGTCAGCCGGGGGCAATTATGATATTGTCTACCAGCCGGCCACGCTTACCATCCAGGGCAGGAAGATCGAAGAGGTTTACGAACCTACTGCGGTTACCGTGGACTGGGGAATCGATTTGGTCGAAATACCTTTGCCTGAAACAGTATTGGTGAGAACCGAACAAGATGAATTCATTAATCTGGAGGTGAATTGGAATGTATCCACAGTGGATACCAGGAACAGGGGAGCTTACCGTATAACGGGGACCTTACAACTACCAGGAACCATCTTGGGAGAAGGACTACCTGTACCGTTTATGTTTGTCAATGTAAATGCCAAGCCTGCCCCAGTGGACCTTGTCCTTGACAATAACAGTTTCGAGGCCCAGAACGGCCCTGTAGCGATAGGCAGCATCACGGTGGTGGATCCAGTGGATAACCAACATGTTCTGGAACTTGTTTCCGGAGCAGCGGACAATGGCTATTTCTCCCTTTCTGGCAACAGCCTGTACTGGGACAGCCAGGAAGCATTGGCGGGCAGAACTGCTTTCTCGGTCGAGGTGATGGTGGTGGATGCCGATGGCAATACACTTTCCAAGGTCTTTGAGGTCAACAGGCTGAGAAAATCCCTGAACGATATCGTGATCTACAATACCTTCAGTCCAAATGAAGACGGTACCAATGATACTTGGGGTGTTGAGGAGCTCAGGTACCAGACCGGTGTAAGGATCATGATATTTGAAAAAAGTGGTAACAGGCTCTTCTATACCGAAAATCCTGAAAAAAGGTGGGATGGAACCTATAAGGGCAAGGAAATGGCAGTAGGGAGCTATTTCTGGGTAATCGAGTCCAAGGAAGATGATAAGGTACGAAGAGGCACCCTTAATTTATTGAAATGA